The following nucleotide sequence is from Methanothermobacter sp..
GTTCAATTATAACTTAATTCAAGACCCGGTTTCTGAACATTGTACACTGAGATTCTGCGGGTCGGGCCTCAGAGATAACCGGCAACACTTTTCCGGTATATTTATATGGTCATGTGCCAAAAACCTAATCAAAAAACTGAAAGGAGACACCATGATAAGGATAGGCATTCTCGATCTTCAGGGCGATGTTTCCGAGCACCTCGAGATGACCCGGAGGGCAGTTGAGAGGATGGATCTGGATGCAGAGGTAGTGAAGGTGAGAACAGCGGAGGACGCATCAGCTGTAGATGCAATAATAATCTCCGGCGGTGAGAGCACCGTCATCGGTAAACTCATGGAGGAGACAGGGATAAAGGATGTTATACTCCAGGAGAACAAAGCAGTGATGGGGACCTGTGCCGGGATGGTTCTTCTTGCAAGTGAAACAGACTATGAACAGCCCCTCCTGGGACTCATAGACATGAAGGTTAAGAGAAACGCCTTTGGAAGGCAGAAGGATTCCTTTGAGGAGGACATAGAGATTCTCGGAAGAAA
It contains:
- the pdxT gene encoding pyridoxal 5'-phosphate synthase glutaminase subunit PdxT translates to MIRIGILDLQGDVSEHLEMTRRAVERMDLDAEVVKVRTAEDASAVDAIIISGGESTVIGKLMEETGIKDVILQENKAVMGTCAGMVLLASETDYEQPLLGLIDMKVKRNAFGRQKDSFEEDIEILGRKFHGIFIRAPAAIEVGEGAEVLSRIGEWIIAVKEGCNLAVAFHPELGEDTELHEYFIKEVLNCVE